From a region of the Lactuca sativa cultivar Salinas chromosome 4, Lsat_Salinas_v11, whole genome shotgun sequence genome:
- the LOC111876043 gene encoding biogenesis of lysosome-related organelles complex 1 subunit 2: MAENMVTQEHDELTEALNDLFTNVTTMIKGDLQGTNNVLKLLETMNLKVAEEYEGFGDVASGLRVFVERLKAKSENFDEYVQQIDAIEQQVTDLEVVISMLDKYVSLLESKVQSVYKMPASSSS; this comes from the exons ATGGCTGAAAATATGGTAACACAGGAACACGATGAACTCACTGAAGCTCTCAACGATCTATTTACGAATGTTACCACTATGATTAAAGGCGATCTTCAG GGTACAAACAATGTGCTCAAGTTGTTGGAAACTATGAATCTGAAAGTAGCAGAAGAATATGAAGGATTTGGTGATGTTGCCTCTGGATTGAGGGTTTTTGTTGAACGATTGAAGGCGAAAAGTGAGAATTTTGATGAGTATGTTCAGCAAATTGATGCTATAGAACAGCAAGTGACTGATCTAGAAGTAGTAATCTCCATGCTTGATAAATATGTTTCTTTGTTGGAATCAAAAGTTCAGTCTGTTTACAAGATGCCAGCTTCATCATCATCATAG